One Nicotiana tomentosiformis chromosome 1, ASM39032v3, whole genome shotgun sequence genomic window, TTTAGTTCCTGCAAGTTTTGCTATTTTTAGTAAAGTTTCTTATCTTTAACTCATTATAAAAGCCAACAGGAAGGTGACCTCTAGCATATCACATCTCTTTCATTCAATATATAGAAATTAAACTACAAAATGTCTTTTACAAGAACGAGCTGTATTTCTGGCCTTTTGCTCTTATTTTTAGCTCTCACATGTGAAGCTAGGGTTCCAAGAAATGCTAATGTAGGGTTTATAGCAGTTAAGGGTGCCCATTTTGAACTCAATGGATCCCCCTTTTTATTCAATGGTTTCAACTCCTATTGGTTGATGCATGTTGCTGCTGAATCAAGTGAGAGGTACAAAGTCACTGAGGTTCTTAAAGATGGATCTGCTGCTGGTCTTTCTGTTTGTCGCACGTGGGCTTTTAGTGATGGAGGTGACAGAGCATTACAAATATCACCTGGCGTTTATGATGAACGAGTTTTTCAGGTAAAAGTTTATGTCCTGCGCTAAAAGAGTTTTAAGATTATAAGGTTAAGTTGGCTTATGACGACAAATAATTCTACCTATCAAATCTAATATGTCAATCCAAAAAATAGAGTAACCACCTACTATAACTAGCTAGTTAAATTGTACTGGTAAAAGTTCTTTCCACCATGTAAGGAATACAAGTTAAATTCCTTCAATAAAATTTATGCATGAATTGTGTCAATAGTTAGATACTTATTTAAATGGTGTCTAATTTTACGgttattattgtatatttatGGATTTAGGGTTTGGATTTTGTGATCTCGGAAGCTAAGAAATATGGTGTTCGCTTAATCTTGAGCTTTGTAAACAACTGGAATGACTTTGGAGGAAAAGCTCAATATGCCCAATGGGCACGAAATGCAGGGGCTCAGATTAATAGCGACGATGATTTCTATACTCATCCTATGCTCAAAAGTTATTACAAGAATCACATCAAGGTATGGGGTAACAATGTGTGGAACTTTTTCACTTAAATAGCGACTGTTTGATATTCATGCaatctttttatttttccaaGTAATACTtcattatcaaataaaattaacAAAGTTGATATATGGTGGTTAATATATGAATTTATGTTCTTGTGAAATTGCTACAGAATGTCGTTACAAGATTCAATACGATTACTAGAGTTGCTTACAAAGATGATCCAACAATCATGGCATGGGAACTCATTAATGAGCCACGCGACCAAGCTGACTATTCTGGAAAAACCATTAATGTAAGCATCAAGTAATGCTTCTTAATTCATTTCCAAACTAATTGAATTTTAGAAATATCATCAACTGATTTTTTATctataaaatatcatcaacagGCTTGGGTTCAAGAAATGGCAAGTTTTG contains:
- the LOC138903738 gene encoding mannan endo-1,4-beta-mannosidase 1-like, with amino-acid sequence MSFTRTSCISGLLLLFLALTCEARVPRNANVGFIAVKGAHFELNGSPFLFNGFNSYWLMHVAAESSERYKVTEVLKDGSAAGLSVCRTWAFSDGGDRALQISPGVYDERVFQGLDFVISEAKKYGVRLILSFVNNWNDFGGKAQYAQWARNAGAQINSDDDFYTHPMLKSYYKNHIKNVVTRFNTITRVAYKDDPTIMAWELINEPRDQADYSGKTINAWVQEMASFVKSLDNKHLLEVGMEGFYGDSVPERKQVNPGYQVGTDFISNHLINEIDFATIHLYTDQWVSGQSDEAQLAWMQRWVTSHWEDAKTILKKPLVLAEFGKSSRGQGYSLSSRDTFMSIVYRNIYNLAKEGGTMAGSLVWQLMAQGMENYDDGYCIVLGQNPSTAGIISGQSHAMTTLANLVHSPLE